CGGCATGCCCCGGTCGGCGTCGCGGTCCGCCGTCGAGGCGGCGGGCTACCGGGTCGTCGCGACCGCCGGTGTGTTCGAGCCCGGTTTCCGGGGCGGCGGGCCGATCCGCTCCCTGCGGTACATCCTGGACACCCTGCCGGAGGGGATCGACGTCACCCTGGTCACCCGGGACCGCGACCTGCGCTCACCGGTGTCCTACCCGGGGCTGTCCGGGCGGCTGCTGCACCGCGACGCCCGCGCCGCCGTGTTCTACCTCGACCCGTTCGCCCTCCGGCACTGGGCCCGGCTGCTGCGGCACGTCCGCTCCCGGCCGGTCGACCTGCTCTATCTCAACAGCCTCTGGTCGGCGTTCTCGGTGGTGTCGATCCTCGCGGTCGCCTCGGGCGTGCTGCGCGCCGGGGCGATCCTGCTCGCGCCGCGCGGTGAACTGGCGCCGGCCGCCCTCGACATCAGGTCGCGCAAGAAGCGACTCTTCCTGTCGGTGTGGGCGCCGCTGCTGCGTCGGCTCGACGTGCGCTGGCAGGCGTGCAGCCGGCGGGAGGAGGAGCAGATCCGGGCGGCCGTGCCGTGGGCCCAGGTGATGGTCAACGGCAACGAGTGCGCCGTGCCGGAGGATCCCGCCCCACCCGCCGAGCCGCGCGAGGGGCCGCTGCGACTGGTCTTCGTCGGCCGGATCTCGCCGATGAAGAACCTGGTCACCGCGCTGGAGGCGGTGGCCGGTACGACCCGGCCGATCGAGTTCGACATCTTCGGGCCGGTGGAGGACGAAGAGTACTGGGCACGGTGTCGCGGGATCGTCGAGTCGATGCCCGGACACGTCCGGGTCGCCTACCGGGGCGAACTCCCGGCGGCGCAGGTGCTGGACACCTTCGGCCGGTACGACGCGTTCCTCTTCCCGACGCTGGGCGAGAACTACGGTCACGTGATCGTCGAGAGTCTGGCCGCCGGCTGCCCGGTGATCTGCTCCGACGAGACGCCGTTCAGCGCGCTGATCGCCGAGGCCGGGGGAGCGGTGGTACGCCCCGCGACACCGGCCGCGTTCAGCGCCGTGCTCGACCGGCTCGCCGCCCGGCCGGTGGCCGCTCGTGCCGAGGCGAAACGGCTCGCCGCCCGGAAGTACCGGCTGTGGCGGCGGCAGAACCGGGAACTCCACGTGCTGGAGCACGCCCGTCGGTTCTGCCGCTGATTGTCGAGTCGCCGGGTCCGTCACCCGTACCCGGTCCGGCTCGTTAAGAGGGTGTCCGGCGGTGCGGGCGCGCCCGCCCGTCGCCGCGTACTTCGTCAGGTGAGGACGTCAGGTGTCTCGTCGCGTTCGTACGCTGGTCCAGCGGGTGCGGGACCATCTCGCCGCCACCCGTGACCCGGAGGCGTTCGCCCGTTCCCTCGGGGTGAACCTGACCGGCCGGGTCCGGTTCTATGGGATCAGCCGGGCGATGTTCGGCTCGGAGCCCTGGCTGATCACCATCGGCGACAACGTCTTCATCACCTCCGAGGTGCAGTTCGTCACGCACGACGGCGGCACGCTGATCCTCCGCAAGGAGCACCCGGACCTCGACTGGACCGCGCCGATCGTGATCGGCGACGACGTCTACATCGGGATGCGGTCGATGATCCTCGCGGGGGTCACCATCGGCAACCGGTGCGTGATCGGGGCGGGCTCGATCGTCACCCGGGACATCCCGGACAACACCGTGGCCGCCGGGGTGCCGGCGCGACCGCTGCGGACGACCGACGAGTACCTCGCGCGGTTGCAGGCCAAGTCGTTGGGGATCGGCCACCTGCCGGTGCCCGCCAAACACGAGGCGATGAAGCGGATCTACGGGGTGACCACGGTCTGACGGCCGTCAGGCCCGCCGGTAGGCCACGCGGGGTGGCGGGAACTGGTGTACGCCGCCGACCGTGATCGCGCCCAGGACGCCGGTCACGCCGGACACCTGGTAGCCGTACCGGTCGCCGGACATCGCTGTCCGGTCGGTGCCGATGTTGAGCGCCGTCTCGCCCGCCGCCTCGGCCAGCAGCGTCGGCGCGGTGCTGCCGGTGCCCTGCCAGACGAGTGCGTACCAGTGCCAGCCGCCGGGCAGCATGACCGGCGTGCTCAGCACCGACTCCTTGATCCCGGAGGTGGTCACCGCCAGCGTGCCGAAGTCGGCGATCGGGCCGAGGAGCGCGGGCCGCCCGGTCGTCGGGTCGTGGGCGTACACGCCGTGGCGCAACACGCCGGTGCCGGCTGTGGTCACCTCGACGCAGGCCCGGTCGACCGGCGTCGGCTCGGCCAGGTAAACCGGGTGCAGCAGGAGTCGCTGGAACGCGCCGGTGTACGTGCAGGTCCGGGTCGGACCGGCCAGCGGCAGGAAGTAGCTGCCGACGCCGAGCGTCACGCCGGGCACCTGCGGTGGTGCCGGCGGTGCGGGCTGGGCGCGCCACATGCCGTAACCGGGCGAGACCGGTACCGAGTACGGGATGCCGTCGACGGCGACCCGGTCCGGCACGGCGAGGTTGGTCGGACCGTCCGCGACCAGTCGCCGGTGGAACAGTTCGGGCGCCGCCATCCGGGTCTGGGCGGCCGGGTCGACCCGCTCGATCACCACCACGTCGTGGGTGCCGGTGGAGACGACGATCTCGGTGGCGGTCGAGGGCGGTGCCAGGTAGCGACGGTACGCCGTGCCGGTCACCGAGTCGTTCGGCTCCAACGTCCGTCCCCACACCAGTTGCGGGTAGTTCTTCTTGAGACTGGAGCTGACGAACCAGCACTTCGCCGTGGTGTGCCGGGCCCGCGTCGCCGGCTGCCCGTCGTCGAAGGGCAGCAGTCCGACGGCGATGCCCCACTTCTGCACCCCACCGGAGTCCACCACCCACTGGGTCATGCTGGCGGCCGGTGTCAGCGGGTCCCGCAGCGTGGCCGGGGTGATGTCGGTGAGGACGGTCAGGGTGTCGAGCTTCGCCCAGGTCGACCAGTTGAGTGAGCCGGCGACCCCCACGTTCGCCATGAACTGCCGGCGGCTGCCGCCGGTCGGCACGGTCAGCGCGGAGCACTGGGTGACCCCGGCGTTCAGGGCGAAGCGGCTCAGCGCGGTGACCGTCTGCGAGATCAGCAGCCCGTCCGTGCTCCAGCGGTACAGGTTGTCGATCCGGCACAGCGACGGGATCCGCGACATGATCGTGGCGATCGGCGTGCCGATGTTCGCCTGGGCGGTGTCGATCATCCCCTGGTAGGAGGGGATCAGGTACGACTCCCGGATCCGCAGTTCCTGGCCGGTACGCCGACCGTCCGGCAGCGCCCGACCGTCGAGTTCGACACTGACCACGTGGGTGTGGGTGGCCGGACGGATCTGCACGTCCGGCGTGAGTCCGGTGATCGGCACGGTGGTGCGGTTCGTGGCGCCAGAAAGGTGGGTCAGGGGTGCCGCCGGCCGGACCCGCGCGCCCTGGGCGATGCCGTCCACGATCACGTACGGGTTGCCGAAGAGCAGGCTGTTGGCGTTGGTGATGGCGAGCAGGGTGAACACCCGGGTGCCGTCGGTCCACCGGGAACCCACGTCGGCGGTGGTCTTGCCGTGGTTGGTCACGGCGATCTGGTTGCCCACGTTGTACCCGTGGTTGCCGCCCACGTACGACCAGCCGGTGTTGATCGGGCAGTTGTCGTCGGAGGTGTCGTGGATCGGGGTGCCCACGGCCGACGGGGAGGGCCACACCTGCGCGTCGGTCGCCGTCGACGGGACGAGCGTGACCTGCGGCAGGCTGGAGTGCCACATGCCGACCATGCCCAGGGGATAGGCGATGTTCGCCGGCATCAGCACGTCCCGGGTGGCGTCGAATCGCGACCGGACGGTCATCAGGGCGTTGGAACGGTAGACGATCAGTTCTCCCATGGCCGGCACCTCCGCCGTGATGCGTACCGATGATGTCACTGTGCGCCACGTATCCCCTGGTCGGCGGCGCACGGTCGGCTCCCGGACAGCAGTACGGAATTCCGCGAACGCGGGACGCTGACCCAGATGAGTGGATATACATAGCTTCGACATTCATTCGGGGGTTTTGTCCATGCGCATTCTGGTCACCGGCGGGGCCGGTTTCATCGGATCCAATCTGGCCCGCGCCGCGTTGGCGGATCCCGCCGTCAAAGAGGTGACCGTCCTCGACGACCTCTCCGTCGGGCTCCCCGGCAACCTGGACGGACTCGGCGTCGACCTGGTCGAGGGCTCCATCCTGGACCCGGTCGCCCTGGACACGGCGATGGCGGGCCGGGACGCGGTGGTCCACCTGGCCGCCCTGCCGAGCGTGCCCCGCTCCCTGCGGGACCCGGTGGCCTCCCACCACGCGAACGCGACCGGCACGCTGATGGTGCTGGAGGCGGCCCGCCGACACCACGTCGGACACGTCGTCGTCGCCTCCTCGTCGTCGGTGTACGGCACGAATCCCGCGCTGCCCAAGGCGGAGCTGACCTGGACCCGCCCGATGAGCCCCTACGCGGCGAGCAAGCTCTCCGCCGAGGCGTACGCGTTGGCGTACCAGGCGTCGTACGGCCTGTCCACGCTGGCCTTCCGGTTCTTCAACGTGTTCGGGCCCGGGCAGCGGCACGACCACGCGTACGCGGCGGTGATCCCGCGCTTCGTGTACGCCGCCCTGCACGGCGAGCCGGTCGTGGTGCACGGCGACGGCACCCAGTCCCGCGACTTCACCTACGTCGGCACGGTCTGCCAGGTCATCCTGGACGCGCTGCGCCGTCGGGTGCAGCACCCGCACCCGGTCAACCTCGCCTTCGGGGCGCGAGCCACCCTGCTGGAGGTCGTCGACGAGCTGGAGGGCCTGCTCGGGCGGCCGATCGCCCGCGAGTACGCCGCACCGCGCGCCGGCGACGTGCCGCACTCCCTGGCCGACGACGCCCGCCTGCGGGACCTGTTCCCCGACGTGATCCCGGTCGACCGACTCGACGGCCTGCGCGCCACCGTCGAGTGGATGTCCGGGCGGCGCGACGTCGCTTCCGCCGGGACCCGGTGAACCGGGCGGCGAGCCGGACCGGACCGGGGCGGTCGACCGCCCCGAGCGTCCCGGTCGACCCCGCCACGACGCCGCCCGCCGTCGACACACCGCCCGCCGTCGAGACTCTGGCGGCGGCGGGTGACCGGGACCGCCGCGTCACGGTCGGCATCGCCACCGCGATGGCGGCGAAGGGGATCGGCCTGGCCGCGCCGCTCGTCGTCACCCCGGCCTGCTTCGGCTACCTCGGCGACCAGCGGTACGGCCTCTGGATGGCGGTCACCGCGCTGACCGGCATGGCCTGGTTCGCCGACCTGGGGCTGGGCAACGGTCTGCTGACCCGGCTGAGCCACCACGTCCACGACGTCCGGGCGCAGGCGCGGGAGATCTCCAGTGCCTTCGCCACCCTCGGCGCGGTCGCCGTGGTGCTGGTCGTCGCGCTGGTGGTGGTCGTACCCACGGTGGGATGGGCCGGGCTCTTCGGCGTGACCGACGCCCGGGTCGCCGCGGACGCCACCACGATGGTGCTGCTCTGCTTCGGGGCCTTCGCCGTCAACATCCCGCTCTCGCTGATCCAGCGGATCCAGTACGCCCGGGGCCAGGTGGTGCAGAGCAACGTCTGGCAGTCGGCCGGTGCGCTGGTGGCGATGGGCGCGGTGCTCGGCGCCATCGCCGCCGGATGGAGTCCGCTGGTGGTGATCGGCTGCGCGGTGCTGGCCGTCCCGCTGACCAACCTGCTCAACACGGTGGCCTACTTCTGGTTCCAGGAGCCCGCGCTGCGGCCCGGTCCGGCCCTGGTGGACCGGGCCACCGCCGTCGGCCTGCTCCGGCTCGGCCTCCAGTTCTTCGCGCTCACCACGATGTCGTCGATCGCGCTCAACATGGACAGCCCGCTCGTCGCGTACCTGCTCGGGCCCGTGGTGGCGGCCCACTACGCGGTGGTCGGGAAGCTCTTCGGCGTACTGTCGATCTTCGTCGGGCTGGTCGGTATGACGATCTGGCCGGTCAACGGCACCGCCCTGGCCCGGGGCGAGGTCGCCTGGGTACGCCGCAACACCCGGCGCATGGTGCTCCTCTACGGCGTCGTCGTCGGTGTCGTCGGCGGTGCGCTGGTCGGCGTCGGCCCCCGGCTGGTCGAGCTGTGGGTGAGCGACATCGACCGCGCCTCGGTGTCGGTCGCGCTCCTGGCCGGGCTGGCCGCCTGGTCCTTCCTGGTCGCCGTCACCTCCCCGTTGATCATGGTGCAGAACAGCGTCGGCCTGCTCCGGCCGCAGTTCGTCGGCTGGGCGACGTTCCTGGTGCTGGCGGCCGGGCTCAAGGTCTGGGGACTGCGGCAGTTCGGGCTCGTCGGCCTGCCGGTCGCAGCCTGCCTCGCGTACGTGCTGACCATGTGGCCGGCGGTGTTCGTGGGCTACCGGCGGGCGCTCGCCGGAGACCGGCCCCGTCGACCGGCCCGACGAGCGAAGGAGCCCGCAGGTGTCCAGCTTCCCGGATGACCCGACGACGCCGGGTACGCGCCGACCCGACCGCCCGTGCCGGGTGCTGCGGATCGTCGGTGAACTGAACTTCGGCGGCACGGAGATGCGCACCGCCGAGCTGCTGCCCCGGCTGGCCGCCGCCGGTGTCGAGGTGCACCTGGTGACGCTCAGCGACCGGATCGGCCCCGGTCCGCTGGCCGAGACGGTCACCCGGCACGGCGGCACGGTCACCCCGGTCGCACTGGACGCGCACTTCGTCCCGCGCCTGGTCGGGCTGCTGCGGCGGTGGCGTCCGGACGTGGTGCACGTCGACTGCGCCAACTTCTCCGGCGTACCGCTGGCACTGGCCCGGCTCTGCGGCGTACCCGTCCGGGTGGCGCACTTCCGGGGCGACGACAACGTCCGCCGCAGCCTGCGGCGGCGCGTCTACCGGCGGCTCTGCGGTCGCCTGCTGCGGCACAGCGCCACCGACATCCTCGGCGTCTCGCCCAGTTCGCTCACCTTCGGCTACGACCCGCGGTGGCAGCACGACCGGCGTTGCCGGGTGGTGCTCAACGGCCTCGACCTCGACCGGCTGCGGGCACCCGGCCGCGACGACCTGCGGACGCTGGTCGGTGCCGAACCGGGCGCCCTCGTCTGCGTCAGCGTCGGGCGTGCCTCGCCGGAGAAGCGGCGCTGGCTGCTGCCGCCGATCCTGGCCGAGCTGCGGTCGCTGGGCGTGCCGGCGCACGCCGTCCTGGTCGGTCCCGGCGACGGCGCGGACGACGACGCACGGCTCCGCGCCGAGGCGCACGCCGCCGGCCTCGCCGACCGGGTGCACCTGCTCGGTGCCCGGGACGACGTGGGTCACCTGCTGCGTCAGGCCGACGTGGTGGTGCACCCCTCCTGCCTGGAAGGGCTGCCCGGGGGAGTGCTGGAACCCGTCGCGCTGGGCGTCGGCACCGTCGCGGCCGACCTGCCCGGGGTGCGGTTCATCGAGGCGCACCTGCCCGGCGTGACGGTCGTCGACACCGACGCGCCGCCGGGAGTCTGGGCCGAGGCGGTGCGGACCGCCGCCGCGTACACCGCGACGACGACACCGCAGACGGCCGCCGCGCGCTTCACCGACAGCGTCTTCGCCATCGACGCCGCACTCGCCGCCCACCTCGCCGTCTATCGACCTCAGGAACAACCGACAGCGCAGCGGAGCCGGCAGACCGCCGGCTCGGAACGGTGATCGAGATGAACGACAGGATCCTGGTACGCGGCCCGGAGCAACGCCGTCCGGCGACCACCCGGGTACGCCCGGTCCGGCCACTGCTCGTCGGCGCGTACGCCTTCCCGTACGGCGACGCCACCTCCAACCGCCTGCGGCAGCTCGCCCGCAGCGCCGCGCCGGAGGGGGAGCGGACCCTGGTGGTGAACGACTGGCCCTGCGAGGTCCCCTTCCCCGGCCCCTTCGGCGACGTCGCCGGCATCGACCTGATCACGCTGCGGGTCCGGGGCGGCAACCGGCTCACCCGGATGGCGGCCCGCCTCGCCCGACCGGTACGCGTGCTGCGTGCCCTGCGTCGCGAGGGTGTCGACCGCGACGACGTCGGCGTGGTGCTGCTGCCGATGGCGATGATGACGCTCGGCAACTGGGCGGTGCTGCGGCTCGTGCTGCGCGCACCGGTGGTGGTGGACGCCAGCGAACGCCACGACCGGCACCAGTTCGCGCACGGCTGGCTCACCCCGTACTTCGTGCGGCACCGCTGGTCCACCTTCCTGACCACCCGGCTGGTGCGCCGGGCCACGGCGGTGACCGGTGCACTCGCCGACCACCTCGGCGCGTACGGCCTCGACGTGCTCGTGGTGCCGCCGCAGGTGGACTGTGCCGAGTTCGCGCCACCCCGGACACCGTCGCTGGCCGACGGGCTACGGCTGCTCTACGCCGGCACCCCGGGTCGCAAGGACATGCTCGACGTGATCGTGCGCGGCATCAGCCGGCTCGCCCCGGCGGACCAGCGGCGGGTGAGTCTGACCATCGCGGGCATCACCCGCGAGCAGGCCGCCACCGGGTCGGACCTGGACCCGGCGCTGCTGGACCGGGTCGCCGCCGAGGTGACCTTCCTCGGCCGGGTGCCCCGCGACACCGTGTTGACGCTGCTCGGCGGCGCGCACTTCTCGATGCTGGTCCGGCCCACCGGCGGGTACGCCGCGCACGGCTTCCCGTCGAAGGTGCCGGAGAGCCTCGCCGCCGGGTGCCCGGTGCTGCTCAACCACACCAGCGACCTGGCCGCGTACGTGCGGGACGGCGTCGAGGGTCTGGTGCTCGACGGGAACGGTCCGGACGACGTGCGTCGCGGGATCGAGCGGGCGCTTCGCCTGCGGGACGAGGACTGGACGGCGATGAGCCGGGCCGCGCTGTCCCGGGCCCGTGAGTCGTTCGACCACCGGGCCTGGCAGTCCCGGGTCACCGCGTTCCTGACCGCCGAGGGCCGTCGCTGATCAGCCGGGCAGCCCGGCCGGTGCCCGCCGGCCGGGCCGGGTGCGTACGCCCTCGGTGACACCGGCCTTCTCGTCCGGGTCGGCGGTGGGCCGGTGCAGCAGGGCGGCCACGGCGAGCCAGAACACGTACGGGTACGGCTGCCCGGTGCCGAAGATGGCCGACTCGGTCAACTGCACCATCACCCCGCTGACCACGAGCCAGACCAGGCCCGAGTTGGCCCCGCGCACCGGTGCGCGCAGCGCGCCGCGCCCGGCGGCCAGCAGCAGTGCCACCAGCGGGACGACGGCGGTGAGCCCCAGCTCCAGCAGCAGTTGCAGGTAGCTGTTGTGCACCACGCTGACGCCCGCCCCGAAGAACTCGTCGTAACTGGCGAGTTCGAACAGGTGGTTGCGGGACGCGTACCCGAAGCCCAGCGTGGGCCGGTTCTGCCACCACAGGTCGACGGTGGCCTGCCACATCTCGGTGCGGCCGTTGGACAGGTCGGCGCCCTCGGGATCGGTGAAGCGCAGCACGATCCGCTGCATCCACGGCGCCGAGAAGATCACCGGCAGCAGGTTGAACAGGTGCGCCACCAGCAGTGTCGCGGCCAGCGCCGTGACGGTGCGGACCACCGGCCCGAGCCCGTGCCGCAGCAGGACCCAGGCGGCGCCGACGAGCACGGCGACGATCGCGGTCCGCGACTGCGACAGCAGCAGGCAGACGCCGGCCGGCAGGACGCCGAGCAGCAGGACGGGTCGGCGGTACTCCTGGTACACCGCCCAGCCCAGCGGGATGGCCAGGGCGCACACGATCCCGAGCATGTTCGGGTTGTTGTAGATGCCCTGGAACCGCTGGCTGCTGGACAGCGCGGCGGTCAGCACGCCGCCGCTGACCCCGTACCCGAGGCTGACCAGGGCGGAGACGCTGAGGACCAGGTAGACCGTCCGCAGGTCGGCCAGCATCACCCCGCGCGCGGACCACCGCCTGCGCACCAGTACGTGCACCAGGGCGGCAAGCAGCACCAGGGCCACACCACGCTGGAAGGTCTCCATCGGGACCACCGACCAGACGGTGCTGAGCGTGGCGAGCCCGGCGACCGACCAGAGCGCGACGACGAGGACGCCGGTCCACGGCGCGAGCCGGACCGGGGCCCGGACCGGCCGGCACAGCCCCCACACCACCAGGGCGGCGACCGCGGCGTAGCGCGGATAGAAGCTCAGCTCGACCAGGGCCGGGAGGTCCGACGAGGCGCAGACCAGCAGCGCCGTGGTCAGACCCAGCAACCACCGCCAGCCGTCCACCCGACGGACCAG
Above is a window of Verrucosispora sp. NA02020 DNA encoding:
- a CDS encoding glycosyltransferase family 4 protein — its product is MTKLVRTRPPDVAGMPRSASRSAVEAAGYRVVATAGVFEPGFRGGGPIRSLRYILDTLPEGIDVTLVTRDRDLRSPVSYPGLSGRLLHRDARAAVFYLDPFALRHWARLLRHVRSRPVDLLYLNSLWSAFSVVSILAVASGVLRAGAILLAPRGELAPAALDIRSRKKRLFLSVWAPLLRRLDVRWQACSRREEEQIRAAVPWAQVMVNGNECAVPEDPAPPAEPREGPLRLVFVGRISPMKNLVTALEAVAGTTRPIEFDIFGPVEDEEYWARCRGIVESMPGHVRVAYRGELPAAQVLDTFGRYDAFLFPTLGENYGHVIVESLAAGCPVICSDETPFSALIAEAGGAVVRPATPAAFSAVLDRLAARPVAARAEAKRLAARKYRLWRRQNRELHVLEHARRFCR
- a CDS encoding acyltransferase, with the translated sequence MSRRVRTLVQRVRDHLAATRDPEAFARSLGVNLTGRVRFYGISRAMFGSEPWLITIGDNVFITSEVQFVTHDGGTLILRKEHPDLDWTAPIVIGDDVYIGMRSMILAGVTIGNRCVIGAGSIVTRDIPDNTVAAGVPARPLRTTDEYLARLQAKSLGIGHLPVPAKHEAMKRIYGVTTV
- a CDS encoding NAD-dependent epimerase/dehydratase family protein, with the protein product MRILVTGGAGFIGSNLARAALADPAVKEVTVLDDLSVGLPGNLDGLGVDLVEGSILDPVALDTAMAGRDAVVHLAALPSVPRSLRDPVASHHANATGTLMVLEAARRHHVGHVVVASSSSVYGTNPALPKAELTWTRPMSPYAASKLSAEAYALAYQASYGLSTLAFRFFNVFGPGQRHDHAYAAVIPRFVYAALHGEPVVVHGDGTQSRDFTYVGTVCQVILDALRRRVQHPHPVNLAFGARATLLEVVDELEGLLGRPIAREYAAPRAGDVPHSLADDARLRDLFPDVIPVDRLDGLRATVEWMSGRRDVASAGTR
- a CDS encoding lipopolysaccharide biosynthesis protein gives rise to the protein MNRAASRTGPGRSTAPSVPVDPATTPPAVDTPPAVETLAAAGDRDRRVTVGIATAMAAKGIGLAAPLVVTPACFGYLGDQRYGLWMAVTALTGMAWFADLGLGNGLLTRLSHHVHDVRAQAREISSAFATLGAVAVVLVVALVVVVPTVGWAGLFGVTDARVAADATTMVLLCFGAFAVNIPLSLIQRIQYARGQVVQSNVWQSAGALVAMGAVLGAIAAGWSPLVVIGCAVLAVPLTNLLNTVAYFWFQEPALRPGPALVDRATAVGLLRLGLQFFALTTMSSIALNMDSPLVAYLLGPVVAAHYAVVGKLFGVLSIFVGLVGMTIWPVNGTALARGEVAWVRRNTRRMVLLYGVVVGVVGGALVGVGPRLVELWVSDIDRASVSVALLAGLAAWSFLVAVTSPLIMVQNSVGLLRPQFVGWATFLVLAAGLKVWGLRQFGLVGLPVAACLAYVLTMWPAVFVGYRRALAGDRPRRPARRAKEPAGVQLPG
- a CDS encoding glycosyltransferase, producing MSSFPDDPTTPGTRRPDRPCRVLRIVGELNFGGTEMRTAELLPRLAAAGVEVHLVTLSDRIGPGPLAETVTRHGGTVTPVALDAHFVPRLVGLLRRWRPDVVHVDCANFSGVPLALARLCGVPVRVAHFRGDDNVRRSLRRRVYRRLCGRLLRHSATDILGVSPSSLTFGYDPRWQHDRRCRVVLNGLDLDRLRAPGRDDLRTLVGAEPGALVCVSVGRASPEKRRWLLPPILAELRSLGVPAHAVLVGPGDGADDDARLRAEAHAAGLADRVHLLGARDDVGHLLRQADVVVHPSCLEGLPGGVLEPVALGVGTVAADLPGVRFIEAHLPGVTVVDTDAPPGVWAEAVRTAAAYTATTTPQTAAARFTDSVFAIDAALAAHLAVYRPQEQPTAQRSRQTAGSER
- a CDS encoding glycosyltransferase; this translates as MNDRILVRGPEQRRPATTRVRPVRPLLVGAYAFPYGDATSNRLRQLARSAAPEGERTLVVNDWPCEVPFPGPFGDVAGIDLITLRVRGGNRLTRMAARLARPVRVLRALRREGVDRDDVGVVLLPMAMMTLGNWAVLRLVLRAPVVVDASERHDRHQFAHGWLTPYFVRHRWSTFLTTRLVRRATAVTGALADHLGAYGLDVLVVPPQVDCAEFAPPRTPSLADGLRLLYAGTPGRKDMLDVIVRGISRLAPADQRRVSLTIAGITREQAATGSDLDPALLDRVAAEVTFLGRVPRDTVLTLLGGAHFSMLVRPTGGYAAHGFPSKVPESLAAGCPVLLNHTSDLAAYVRDGVEGLVLDGNGPDDVRRGIERALRLRDEDWTAMSRAALSRARESFDHRAWQSRVTAFLTAEGRR
- a CDS encoding O-antigen ligase, which codes for MLNRLAQWGVVAGAAALVVVTTLVAVDAPLVAIGLTLLLLLVALVRRVDGWRWLLGLTTALLVCASSDLPALVELSFYPRYAAVAALVVWGLCRPVRAPVRLAPWTGVLVVALWSVAGLATLSTVWSVVPMETFQRGVALVLLAALVHVLVRRRWSARGVMLADLRTVYLVLSVSALVSLGYGVSGGVLTAALSSSQRFQGIYNNPNMLGIVCALAIPLGWAVYQEYRRPVLLLGVLPAGVCLLLSQSRTAIVAVLVGAAWVLLRHGLGPVVRTVTALAATLLVAHLFNLLPVIFSAPWMQRIVLRFTDPEGADLSNGRTEMWQATVDLWWQNRPTLGFGYASRNHLFELASYDEFFGAGVSVVHNSYLQLLLELGLTAVVPLVALLLAAGRGALRAPVRGANSGLVWLVVSGVMVQLTESAIFGTGQPYPYVFWLAVAALLHRPTADPDEKAGVTEGVRTRPGRRAPAGLPG